The genomic window AACAATATTTTGGTATTGGTGTATTTTTACTTGGACcatgagattgaagaagaaaacttgaaaCGAAATAATTGGGAGTTTAAGTTTAGAAAGTTCAAAAGAAGTCTCTCAAGGTTAAGCTGTACAAATTACACATGAGTAAAACACATTACTCCAAACATAATAAGACGTTACATTATGGCCATGTAACTTTTTATGTTGCCAAATGAAACCCACACCAACCACTTCAACTACCaataatctcttctttctcaagttAATAACAAATGAAACCACAATGCAACATCAAAGACCATTTCTCCGATCAGAAGAATCCAAATAGCTTGGTTGGAGCAGTTCCGGTGGCACGGTACTTTGCAGCCATTTCTTCGGCTTTGAGAACATCTTCTCCGCGTTTAGCTTCGGTCATCGCTCTCTTCTCCTCAGCTTCCTTGTGGATTTGAGCtatcttgttcttcatttgCTCTGTGTAGTGTGCTTTCTTCTTATTTAGTTGCTCCTGTTATCATTCATATTTCCAGCGGATAAATTAGAATAATGTGAAAAGTGGAAAGCATTTCAtgtaaaagttaaaaataaaacaacaaaattgaaagaatAAAGAATTACACTTTTACCTCGATCTTTTTTAGCTCAGCTTCCACAGAAGCTTTCTTGCTGTTTTCCCAAGCTCCAACTGAAGAAATCTTCTTCTGAGCTCTGTTTCATAAAGTTAATAAATGAGAttacatacaaatatatagggaacacaaaaaaaaatatcatggaactaaaaatttggaaattcatcaaaacaatGGATTATATAAACTTCTTTAGGACTCACTTGTTCTCCACTTTGGATTTCTCAGCCTCTTCCCAAGCTTTGATTAGAGATATCCTCTTATCTTGCTCGAGTCTAACCAAAACAGCATCTTCATACACACACACCATGaattatcagaaaaaaaaaatctagagaaAAATGAACTAATATTATCATGTAAATTACTGAAATTAGATaaacttaattaatattttttcttccgCAGGTGAAATTTTTGGCTAAAAGTTAGATATTGGATAAACTTCACTGATATTAACTATTATTATCAggtaaaaaaatcaaataaaaagttaaaatattttgttttcctggTTATGTATCAATCATGATCTAACTATAACGTTGATTACCTCGGTGAACTGAACCTACTTTCTTGTCTTCCGTAGGTtcttctgcaacaacaacaaaaattgaaaaggttACAGTTCTTTGCCGAAAATATAACAGTATTAATTtagccaaaagaaaaaaaaacattttgtttacatggccaaaatatattagatatataaacaataattataCCAACAAGTGTTATAAACTAtattgtgaagaagaagaagaaaattagagaaaacGAACAATATGAAATAGTTGAAGTAGTTTTTGCaatttaaatatgtaattcTTGTTCAgtgaaatttaaaagatttgttacTTGCAGCGACGACGAGAACAATAGCTTTCGAATCGTCGGACTTCTCCTCCTTGGATGGTGGTGATGGCTCCGATGCGACGGCCTCGGGCATTATGACTTTCTTCTGCTCCTCTAAAGTCATGGTTTCTTGTGTATTACGATTGATCAATAAGATGAGGACTCTTCTGATTATATTTCATAATGAATTAGAAATTCGATTAATGTTTAAtagaggttttttttttgttgacatgGATTATTTTATAGAGATTGTGAGAATAACTTTCTAATGTCCTGAGCTGGATTTAGCAATGTCCTGTCTCTCGTTGGCATATAAATgactttctatatttttttcttaaatgaaattattcgtgacagaaaaaaagaacaaatgcTATTTTGTCCAGTTTATTGTTGTGCACGATCATTATTCATTACTGATTTCCTAAAACGCACCTAACTAATAATGATATTTCAGAATTCAGCCacatttttttgataataaacATGTTAATTTTCAGCTTTTGTTTCGCATAAAATTTACTATATACCAAAACTGAATTATGTACACGTTGGCAGAATAAAGGGAAAATGACTAACAAGCTCACCGTCACGACTCACGTACGTACAACCTCTCTCCAACAACAACCCAACTCTCGATGGGAGGAGAACAGGTAAACCAATCAATAACTTACGTCGGGTTAGCCTAGGATCCGGTATCTGATCTTGACGTGGTATACTctataaatacaaattcatttcttttgattgaaGCCAAAATTTAAAGTATAAGCAAACCAATCACTGTATTTTCTCTCTAAATAGTTTTGAAATGCCTATTAAGTATGACACTTCAAAACCGTAAACTTCGTTTTTAAGTTCTGCAAGTAGTTTCGGCGCAAGTACGGGTAGATATAGCAATGCATGGTAATAGCAAGAGGAGCATGTTTGAAGGTAGGGACTAGTTAATATTGGAATTAAAAACTGTAAACTCTAGGCATTGCATAAATCAAATAAGATGGGTCAAAGAGAAAATTGAAGTAAGAAATTCACTACAAAAAGATGGCTAATCACGTTGTTTAATATCGTATTTAACGTCGGTAAAATGATGTAAGAAAAAGACCGTTGGTTAGAAAGTGTTGTAATATCGAATGACGTGAAAGATACTCACTGTTAACGTCATTTGTGAATAAGCTCTGAAAGTCTCTAACTATAAGAgatcaaaccaaataaacatattttgaCTGGACTTTTGTGTAAATAGGCCTAATGACTCATCTACAATAttaaaattcttataaaatgAACATATACACTAAACCGACATCATATTCCTTCCTggtaaaaaatttaaaatcggTTTACTAAGTGACTTACATAAAGTGACGTTAtcaaaagtattttttgtAGTGATTTTTACGatgtttttttagaaaaaggAGTTTAGAGGATTTAATTATAGCAATGCAATCCacaattttctatattttttgtatttctcttgtttttaatCCACTAATTCTCATTTCTATCTTCGTATGATATAATCATGCAGTTTTCTTCATACATCATTGATTCGTATTGTTGTTCAAGTCAATGAAaccttctttgttttttttcgttctGTTAATTGAATTGCATTAATATTAATGAAACTAGTACAAGATATGACGTTTTGGGTcatatagttttgaattgaaGTAGAGTGGTAGAGAGATATGCAACTAGAGTTTGTAGAATGACTAAGGAGTAAAAGGAGAGAAATAGTGATGAATGTCACTAGTCTATAATGGGAGTGACCACAACCTCGTTTGCCCGCGACTTACAACCGTCTCTCtttttaaataactaaaatgtaCAACCGATTAGACACAACATGACAACCTATATTCCATTTACAAATTAACATTTGtagttaaaaatttaaataactaaaatgttAAACATTTGTACATAAAATTCAAGAAACGCAGACgttcatcttttttcttttttgctgaCATTCATCTTCATTTTGAAGTCTCTCATTAAAAGTAAGATTtcgtaaatatttttacaaaacgCAAACGCCTATAAGAACGTCTTTTGCAAGTGATCTTGCAAAAATGCAAAATGATCAACGTACGCTTAGGAAATGATTGCGTGGTAATGCCTTGTAGAAGACAAAGTATGAAGATTCATAAGTGGAAAGAAATATTAACTAGAtccaaaatactaattttCATCATTATCAACACCTATCAAGAAGCATAAGATCGCCTTTTgctatacatatacatatgaaGACACATGCATCgaaagtttcaaaagaaaatccaTGAGTACCAGAGAAAAATATGCTCAACCCTAAGAGTGTTTAGTCCAAAGTTTAACAAATCTGATCGTAGCTAGTAGCTAGTGttgaaaagcaaaacaaattagCTAACAACAAATAAACTACCAAATGtgcataagaaaataagatgtGGCCGTTTTTTTATTGCtatgatatattttaactAGATTATAATCCGCGACATACCGCGGagacaaatttttttttaaaattagtatatattaaagtttataaattatatttagctataaaatatttatattttatagtttataattgttattaaataacatCCTTCCAAACCCGTTCTGCCAAATCCGTCCCGTTAAAAAACTATGCGATACACcgctaatttaaaaaaatattttacgggattgcaattatattttagtttgtcaaacaattttttgttttaaatagttgtcgaaatctaattcaaatattggagaaagaagatttgTGAACtgataaaaaatgtatttaggtgcgttttgctcattttaagggattgcaattgtattttggtttgtcaaatattttttgtcttaaatagttttcaaaatctagttcaaattttagagaaatctgcgtgatatatgggattggaatatatttggaatattttttgtttgttaatcaatttattaccaaaagaaaattaataattaaaaagatgtggcagccattgtaaataagttctaactctaggatttatttcacaaaatggctttaaaaatgtatatgtagatgatACTCAATTATATCAGTTAcctaaatataaaaacaaaagtttgataAGATGAATGATGTTAAAGTTAGTCAAAGTGGGTAGTGTGTTGATAAATGTTAATCTTAGCTAATAACTTTCCtgaataaaattaattatttaaggatttttttctcaatagTCATTGACTCAatagtaaaagaaattaaacatctaattaattaaatatatataaatttaattctcACAATGATATAAAATCCATCCATTTAATAACgtatttctataaatatagtggtccaaatttaaaattggtAAGAATCAGGTCAGCAATGAGAGTTCTGCTAATAATCCCAAGTGGTTAACTACAGAATTCTAATTTTAGAATTCTATTATTGTAAAGATGGAAACACAATCATATAATCAtaaatctatattattattttcttgttttaaactTGCATGTACGAGATTTGAGTCgggagaaaaataaactttattgTATGTgttgagaaacaaaatctataaatatttaggGATCCCATATATACATCACTCTCTTCTGTTGGCTCCCACAGACGATCAAACCAGAAGGAAGACATATTCCtctgtttaaaaatatcttaagGTAAAGagcatttttttgttcttattgtttttcttccacTGTcgtaattttatttgttactcgaagtttgtatttttatataccCGCTAATCTTGTAACATTCTTTGCGACAAAATTACAAGATCATAGTTTATTAGATGTTGAATATTGCtgtagacaaaaaaatatgttgaatAATATTGGTTAGcttatacaattttttgttatcaaaacTATAGAAGATCAAACTAtctaaaccaataaaatatattctgGAAATACTAATTCGattcatatattttgcatgtttctATGTTGTGTAGATGATTAGACCAACGTTTGGTTTACTAGTCTTTTTGGCTATATTCCTTTTTCCGGCGATTGAATCCCGGAGTCACCGAAATTCGGT from Arabidopsis thaliana chromosome 3, partial sequence includes these protein-coding regions:
- a CDS encoding Remorin family protein (Remorin family protein; CONTAINS InterPro DOMAIN/s: Remorin, C-terminal (InterPro:IPR005516), Remorin, N-terminal (InterPro:IPR005518); BEST Arabidopsis thaliana protein match is: Remorin family protein (TAIR:AT5G23750.2); Has 1837 Blast hits to 1261 proteins in 238 species: Archae - 1; Bacteria - 261; Metazoa - 152; Fungi - 115; Plants - 477; Viruses - 0; Other Eukaryotes - 831 (source: NCBI BLink).), which gives rise to MTLEEQKKVIMPEAVASEPSPPSKEEKSDDSKAIVLVVAAKEPTEDKKVGSVHRDAVLVRLEQDKRISLIKAWEEAEKSKVENKAQKKISSVGAWENSKKASVEAELKKIEEQLNKKKAHYTEQMKNKIAQIHKEAEEKRAMTEAKRGEDVLKAEEMAAKYRATGTAPTKLFGFF